The Clarias gariepinus isolate MV-2021 ecotype Netherlands chromosome 4, CGAR_prim_01v2, whole genome shotgun sequence genome window below encodes:
- the LOC128519723 gene encoding apolipoprotein A-I-like yields the protein MMKVFLVLVLAVFTGCQANLFYADEPKPQLEQLTDAFWDYVAKATHTAEDTLKTIRESQLGQEVNARITDGANVASQYAVTLQNKMNPLTQEIMAKITKEAEVLKERLEQDLSTVKDKLDPYAEDLKTQIHQRVEELREAVAPYAESFDSDALKATVLQKTLELRGSVVEKVNELQSKLEPYTEELKQKVDQHLQEFQKTVAPLTEDLHAKVAERAALVQQGLAPFAEDLREKLDPFAQNLEDQLTSLYESYVKIN from the exons atgatgaAGGTCTTTTTGGTTCTGGTTCTGGCTGTATTTACAG GTTGCCAAGCCAACTTGTTCTATGCTGATGAGCCCAAACCACAGTTGGAGCAACTGACTGATGCTTTCTGGGACTATGTGGCCAAGGCAACACACACTGCTGAGGACACACTAAAAACAATTAGAGAGTCTCAACTTGGACAGGAAGTCAa TGCTAGAATTACAGATGGTGCTAATGTGGCCAGTCAGTATGCTGTCACTCTTCAGAACAAAATGAACCCTCTAACCCAGGAGATCATGGCCAAAATCACCAAGGAGGCTGAAGTTCTGAAGGAGCGTCTTGAGCAAGATCTGTCCACTGTAAAAGACAAACTGGATCCCTATGCTGAGGACCTAAAGACCCAAATTCATCAGAGAGTGGAGGAGCTAAGAGAAGCTGTTGCTCCCTACGCTGAGTCATTTGACTCTGATGCTCTAAAAGCCACTGTGCTGCAGAAGACCCTTGAGCTCAGGGGAAGTGTTGTGGAGAAAGTTAATGAACTGCAGTCCAAGCTAGAGCCCTACACTGAAGAGCTCAAACAGAAAGTAGATCAGCACCTGCAGGAATTCCAGAAGACCGTGGCTCCTCTAACTGAAGATCTTCACGCCAAGGTTGCTGAGAGAGCCGCTTTGGTTCAACAGGGTCTGGCTCCCTTTGCTGAGGACCTGAGAGAGAAACTCGACCCCTTCGCCCAAAACCTGGAGGACCAGCTCACTTCTCTTTATGAGTCCTACGTCAAGATCAACTAA